A stretch of DNA from Thalassospiraceae bacterium LMO-SO8:
GGCGAAGCACAGGCTGGCCAGGACCATCCACAAAATCCCCCGAACGGCGTCGGTGCGTCCCTTGGCGGGGACGGGGGGGGCCTGGGTTGAGGTCATGGGCGGGCTTTCGGTCTGAGGGGCCGGCGATCCGCCGCAAGCCGGCCGGAAAGGGCCCGGAAGCGGCTGTTGAACGGCGGATTATTGTATACGCCGCCCATCTATACAGGCTTCCCCAGGGGGGATAAAGCGCCCCCGGCGGGAAAGCGGTCCGGTTGCGGTTGACAGGGGGAGGCGGTTTGGGTAGTTTCCGCCGCTTCCGGCCTGACCGGACCCGAATTCCGCCCTTTCGAGTGGCCCGCATACGGAGCTTGAGACCGATGAAAGTTTTGAATTCCCTGAAGTCCGCCAAGACGCGCGATAAAAATTGCCGCGTCGTGCGCCGCAAGGGCCGAGTTTTCGTCATCAATAAAAAGAATCCGCGTTTCAAAGCCCGCCAAGGATAAGGCAGGCATCGGAGCGCCCATAAAGGTGCTCTTGGATTCCTATCCAGCCGCGCTTACCTGAGCAATCAGGGGCGCGGTTTTTTGTTGCCCGATAAATTAGGAAAAGCTGAATCGCATCCATGACCGCAGACAAAGTCGCCGCCCATTACACCCACGGAACCTTGATGGACGCCATCCTGGCCAAGCTGGCCGAGGCGGGGATCGCCCTGGACGGCCTGACGGCCCAGGATCTGGCGCCGATGGATCATCTGCACGGGCGCGGGCGCGAGGCGACGGACGAGATGATTACACGCCTACGGCCCGTTGCGGGGCAGAAGGTTATCGACATCGGCTGCGGCGTGGGCGGGCCGGCGCGCTATCTGGCCGCCACGGCGGGGGCACGGGTCAGCGGCATCGACCTGACCCCGGAATTCATCGCCGTCGCGGAGCAACTGGCGGCGATGACCGGGCTGTCCGGCCAGACCGAGTTTCGGGTCGGCGACGCGCTTGCCCTGCCGTTCGATGATGCCGCCTTCGATGCCGGCTATACCCAGAACGTGTCCATGAGCGTGCCCGACAAGGCGCGTTTCTTCGCCGAGGCCGCCAGGGTTTTGAAACCCGGGGCGCGTTTCGTCGCGGGCGAAGTCGCCCAGGGCCCCGGTGGCGACGTGATCTACCCCGTGCCCTGGGCCATGACGGCCGACATCAGCCACCTGACGACGCCCGAGGAAACGGCGGCGATTTTGGAAGGTGCGGGGTTCCGGGTCGAGGCGGTGCACGATTCCACGGATCTGGCCCTGGCCTACAACGAAGCGGCCCGCGCACGGGCCCGGGACCAGGGGCCGCCGGTCCTCAGCCCGCTGGTGATCCTGCGCGAGAACGCCTTGGAGCGCATGCGCAATTCCGCCCGCAACGTGGCGCAGGGCCGCGCCGTCCCGGTGGAGTTCGTCTGCATTCGGCCTTGACTTTTCGACCCTGGAACGCAACCTTTTTGGAAATCGTTCCGTATCGTGAAATTTCGCCCTGAAGGGCGCGGACGATGCGGAGCCCACGAACCAAGAAACGCAGGGAAGAAAAACATGGCCGATACCGCCACCCCCCCCCCACGAACCCGGGGCCGCACCCGCACCCGGTCGCGCGAGGATACCGGGGGACAGGTTCAGTCCCTCGCCCGCGCCATTTCCATTCTCAAGGCCCTGGCCCGGTCCGAGGACGGCATGACCTTGACCGACGTGGCGCTGACCGTCGTCCTGCCGCCGTCGACCACGCACCGGCTGCTGACCACCATGCAGCACGACCGCATCGTGCGCTTCGATCAGGCGACGGCGCTGTGGCATGTGGGGGTCGAGGCCTTCGTGATCGGCAACGCCTTCATCCGGTCGCGCGATCTGGTGGTCATGGCGCGCCCCATCATGCGCCGTCTGATGGAGGAAACGGGCGAGACCGTGAAATTGGGGATCCAGGACGACGGCGAGGTCATCTATCTGGCCCAGGTTGAAAGCCGGGAAACCATGCGCGCCTACCGCGCGCCCGGCACCCGCGTGCCCATGCATTGCTCCGGTGTGGGCAAGGTGCTGCTCGCCAATCAGTCCGAGGAAGAGGTCAACCGCATCCTGCAACGCCACGGCCTGTCCAAGGTCACCGACAAGACCCTGGCGACGCCTGTGCGGTTCCGTGACGCGCTTGGCCAGATCCGGCGTCAGGGCTATGCCATCGACGACGAGGAGCATGCCGTTGGCCTGCGCTGCATCGCCGCCGCCGTGTTCAACGAGCACGACGAGCCGATCGCCGCCATCTCCGTCTCCGGCCCCTCGGCGCGCATTTCCGACGAGAAGATCGCCGGTCTGGCCGGCCTGGTGACCCGTGCCGCCAAGAGCATTGCCAGCGAACTCGGCAGCCGCGAGCCCTGACCGGGCGGACACGCCATTCCTTCCTTTAATGAGACTTCGCCGCGGCGCCCGTCGCCGGCGGAATGCGTTTGCGTGCGGTGATGAATCGGCATTTTTCCAAAATTGAATATTAGTTAATTATTTGATTTTAAATATAAAAATGACTCATTCTCGAAATACGGAATAATTTCCAAAATGGTTGCCCAGGGTCCGCCCGACTGTCACCCTTAAGGCTGGTTCTTAGCAGGGAGGTGACGGCCATGGCACGCATGACGGCAGCGGAAGCAGCGGTCCGGGTACTTGAAAAGGAAGGCGTTCACGCCGCCTTCGGGGTGCCCGGTGCGGCCATCAACCCGTTCTACGCGGCGATGAAAAAGCGCGGCTCCATCGACCACGTGCTGGCGCGGCACGTCGAAGGGGCGTCCCACATGGCCGAGGGCTATACCCGGGCCAAGGCGGGCAACATCGGGGTTTGCATCGGCACCTCGGGCCCGGCGGGTACGGACATGATCACCGGCCTCTATTCCGCCCAGGCGGACAGCATCCCGATCCTCTGCATCACCGGACAGGCGCCCCGCGACAAGCTGTACAAGGAAGATTTCCAGGCGGTGGATATCGAATCCATCGCCAAGCCGGTGACCAAGTGGGCGGTCACCGTGCGCGAACCGGCCCTGGTGCCGCGCGTGTTCCAGAAGGCGTTCCACCTGATGCGCTCGTCCCGGCCCGGTCCGGTGCTGATCGACCTGCCGATCGACGTGCAGTTGGCGGAAATCGAATTCGACGCCGACACTTACGAGCCCCTGCCCGTGTTCAAGCCCGAAGCCTCACGCCGCCAGATCGACAAGGCCATGGCCATGCTGGCGGCGGCCGAGCGCCCGGTGATCGTGGCCGGCGGCGGCATCATCAACGCCGACGCCCAGGACCTTTTGGTCGAGTTCGCCGAACTGGCCGGCATTCCGGTGATCCCGACCCTGATGGGTTGGGGCGCCATCGCCGACGACCATCCCCTGATGGCCGGCATGGTCGGGTTGCAGACCGCCCACCGCTACGGCAACAAGTCGTTTTTGCGGTCCGATTTCGTGCTCGGCATCGGCAACCGTTGGGCCAACCGGCATACGGGGTCCGTCGCCGTCTACACCAAGGGCCGCACCTTCGTGCACGTGGATATCGAGCCGACCCAGATCGGCCGGGTGTTCGAACCGGATTACGGCATCGTGTCCGACGCCGGGGCGGCGCTCGCCCTGTTCGTGCAGGCGGCGCGCGAGATGAAGGAAGACGGCAGTCTGCCCGACTGGTCCGGCTGGGCCGGCGAATGCGCCCACCGCAAGGAAGTGATGCAGCGCAAGTCCCACTTCGACCAGGTGCCCTTGAAGCCGCAGCGCGTCTATCAGGAAATGAAGGAGGCCTTCGGCCGCGACGTCTGCTACGTCACCACCATCGGCCTCAGCCAGATCGCCGCCGCGCAGTTCCTCAACGTCTACGGGGCGCGCAACTGGATCAACTGCGGCCAAGCCGGCCCCCTGGGTTGGACCCTGCCGGCCGCGCTGGGTGCCCGCAAGGCCTGCCCGGACAAGGAAATCGTCGCCGTATCCGGCGATTACGACTTCCAGTTCCTGATCGAGGAGCTGGCCGTCGGCGCCCAGTTCAACCTGCCCTACATCCATGTGGTGCTGAACAATTCCTACCTCGGCCTGATCCGCCAGGCGCAGCGCGGATTCGACATGGACTACAACGTCCAATTGTCGTTCGCGAACGTGAACGCACCGGACCTGGGAGATTACGGCGTCGACCATGTCGCCGTGGCCGAAGGGCTCGGCTGCAAGGCGATCCGCGTGCGCAGCCCCAACGAGTTCAAGGAAGCCTTTGCCAAGGCGCAGGCCCTGATGAAGGAACACCAGGTGCCCGTGGTCCTGGAATTCATCCTGGAGCGCGTCACCAACGTGGCCATGGGCATGGAAATCGATGCCGTCAACGAGTTCGAGGAAATCCTTTGCCTGGATCCGACCCTGGATCCGGACGGCCTGCCCGACCCCGAGGCCGCCGCCGCAACGCAGCGGGACATGATTCCCGCCGAATGAGGTCCCTGCGAGGAGGGCGGGAGGCGCCTTTGACCGGAACCCACTTCC
This window harbors:
- a CDS encoding IclR family transcriptional regulator C-terminal domain-containing protein — encoded protein: MADTATPPPRTRGRTRTRSREDTGGQVQSLARAISILKALARSEDGMTLTDVALTVVLPPSTTHRLLTTMQHDRIVRFDQATALWHVGVEAFVIGNAFIRSRDLVVMARPIMRRLMEETGETVKLGIQDDGEVIYLAQVESRETMRAYRAPGTRVPMHCSGVGKVLLANQSEEEVNRILQRHGLSKVTDKTLATPVRFRDALGQIRRQGYAIDDEEHAVGLRCIAAAVFNEHDEPIAAISVSGPSARISDEKIAGLAGLVTRAAKSIASELGSREP
- the gcl gene encoding glyoxylate carboligase, yielding MARMTAAEAAVRVLEKEGVHAAFGVPGAAINPFYAAMKKRGSIDHVLARHVEGASHMAEGYTRAKAGNIGVCIGTSGPAGTDMITGLYSAQADSIPILCITGQAPRDKLYKEDFQAVDIESIAKPVTKWAVTVREPALVPRVFQKAFHLMRSSRPGPVLIDLPIDVQLAEIEFDADTYEPLPVFKPEASRRQIDKAMAMLAAAERPVIVAGGGIINADAQDLLVEFAELAGIPVIPTLMGWGAIADDHPLMAGMVGLQTAHRYGNKSFLRSDFVLGIGNRWANRHTGSVAVYTKGRTFVHVDIEPTQIGRVFEPDYGIVSDAGAALALFVQAAREMKEDGSLPDWSGWAGECAHRKEVMQRKSHFDQVPLKPQRVYQEMKEAFGRDVCYVTTIGLSQIAAAQFLNVYGARNWINCGQAGPLGWTLPAALGARKACPDKEIVAVSGDYDFQFLIEELAVGAQFNLPYIHVVLNNSYLGLIRQAQRGFDMDYNVQLSFANVNAPDLGDYGVDHVAVAEGLGCKAIRVRSPNEFKEAFAKAQALMKEHQVPVVLEFILERVTNVAMGMEIDAVNEFEEILCLDPTLDPDGLPDPEAAAATQRDMIPAE
- a CDS encoding methyltransferase domain-containing protein, with amino-acid sequence MTADKVAAHYTHGTLMDAILAKLAEAGIALDGLTAQDLAPMDHLHGRGREATDEMITRLRPVAGQKVIDIGCGVGGPARYLAATAGARVSGIDLTPEFIAVAEQLAAMTGLSGQTEFRVGDALALPFDDAAFDAGYTQNVSMSVPDKARFFAEAARVLKPGARFVAGEVAQGPGGDVIYPVPWAMTADISHLTTPEETAAILEGAGFRVEAVHDSTDLALAYNEAARARARDQGPPVLSPLVILRENALERMRNSARNVAQGRAVPVEFVCIRP
- the ykgO gene encoding type B 50S ribosomal protein L36; translation: MKVLNSLKSAKTRDKNCRVVRRKGRVFVINKKNPRFKARQG